The sequence below is a genomic window from Archangium lipolyticum.
TCCGGGCGCTCCCAACGGGAACACCGGCATCGTTCCGACGGGCGCCACGGGTGGCTCGACCGGCACGGCGGCCACGGGTGGCGCGACGGGCACGGGCGGTGCGGCCAGCACCGGCGTGGGCCAGGCGGTGGGTGGTGCGGCCGGCAACCTGCTGAAGAGCAACCCGCGCGAGTACATCCGCCAGAACATGGGCGATGAGGCCGCGGCGATGTACGATCAGGTCCCGGACGAGCAGAAGAAGGAGATGGCGATGCAGGCGGCCATCCAGCGCACCGCGCGCATCAGCCAGCTGATGTCCAACCTGCTCCAGACGCTGCACGACATGAGCAAGACCATCATCCAGAACACCCGCGGCTAGCGTTTCCCGGGGTGCGGCTCTTTCGCGGTTCTTCGGAACCGTGATACAACCGGCGGGTGCCTGCTTCCAGGTGGGCATCCGCCTTCCTTTTTCTAAGGACCAGAGACAATGGCAGACAACAAGGCCAACTTGGATCTTCTCCGCAGCGCGACCAAGAAGACCAGCCCGGACTTCATCAAGAACTTGCCGCAGAGCGAGAAGGAAAAGGTGCTCAACGGCGAGGCGAGTGTCGGTCAGATCGTGGGGCTCACCGGTCCCGAGATGCTCGAGATGGCCATGCAGGGCTTCCGGCTGTACGAGCAGGGCCGTTACAAGGATGCCAAGGTCGTTTTCGATGGTCTGTGCGAGCTGGATCCGGCGGAGGCCTATTACCGCACGGCGCTCGGTGCCATCTATCTGGCCGAGGAGGATCTGCAGACGGCCCTCCAACTCTTCACCCACGCGCTGGCGCTGAACGGCAAGGACTCCGCCGCGCTGGTGAACCGCGGTGAGGTGCACCTGCGCCTGGGCAACATCGTCGAGGCGGCTCAGGACTTCGCCAAGGCGGTGGAGCTGGATCCCGAGAACAAGGATCCCCTCACGATGCGTGCTCGGCTGCTTGCCGCCGCCGCGCTCGAGACCATCGAGGCCGCCCAGAAGGGCGCCAACACCGACACGAACAAGAAGTAGTCGCGCTTCCGTTCGTGGTCACGCGCCGCCCCGGTTGGTGCCTTCCAGGCATCCTCCGGGGCGTTCGCGTTCATGGCTCGTGACACCGCGCCGGGCCCGTGGCACCTCGGCCCGAGGCTCTTGGGTTTGGAGCGACACGCGGGCTAGGATGAGCCCCGCCGATGCCAACCCAGAGCAATAGCTTCCTCTCCAAATATTCCGACATCGTCCTGGCCTGCGTGGTGGTGGCGATCATCGGAATGATGATCGTCCCGCTGCCCACGCTGCTGCTGGACGTGCTGCTGACCTTGAACATCAGCATCTCGGTGGTGCTGCTGCTCATCTCGCTGTACGTCCCCCAGGCGCTGCGGCTGTCGGTGTTTCCGACGCTCCTGCTCATCACCACGATGTATCGGTTGGCGCTGACCATCTCCACCACGCGCCTCATCCTGCTCACGGGTGATCCGGGTGAGGTGGTCGAGGCCTTCGGTCACTTCGTGGTGCAGGGCAACTTCGTCGTCGGCCTCGTCATCTTCGTCATCCTCGTCATCGTCAACTTCATCGTCATCTCGAAGGGCTCCGAGCGTGTGGCCGAAGTGGCCGCGCGCTTCACCCTGGACGCCATGCCCGGCAAGCAGATGTCCATCGACGCGGACATGCGCGCCGGCTCCATCGACCAGGAGGAGGGCAAGCGCAAGCGCCGCGACCTGGAGCGCGAGAGCCAACTCTTCGGCGCCATGGACGGTGCGATGAAGTTCGTCAAGGGTGACGCCATCGCCAGCATCATCATCACCGTCATCAACATCGTCGGCGGCCTCATCATCGGCGTGATGCAGAAGGGCATGGACGTGGGCAGCGCGGCGGAGAAGTACGTGCTGCTCACCATCGGTGACGGTCTGGTCGGCATGATCCCCGCCATCCTCATCTCCACCTGCGCCGGTATCATCGTGACGCGCGTGGGCGGCGACGAGGAGGGCAACCACCTTGGCAAGGACATCGGCGCGCAGTTGACGGCCTACCCGAAGGCCATCGCCATCGCCGCGGCCATGCTCTTCGGGCTGGGTCTCATCCCCGGGCTGCCCAAGATTCCCTTCTTCATCCTCGGCGGCCTGGCGGGCTTCGGCGCCTGGAAGATGCTGGAGAAGGAGAAGAAGCTCGCGGCGGGCGAGGAAGCCATCGCCAACGGCGAGACGCCCGATGGCGAGACGCCGGCGGCCACCGAGCCCCAGCCCAAGGAGGCCATCAACCCGGACTCCGAGCTCTTCATCCCCGTCGTCACGCCCATCGTGCTCGAGGTCTCCGACTCCCTGGTGCCCTTCGTGGACTCGCGCCAGGACAACGGCAAGTTCCTCTTCGAGCTCATCCCCTTCATGCGCGACGGCCTCTTCGTGGAGCTGGGTGTCCGCTTCCCCGGCGTGCGCGCTCGCGGCAATCCGAACCTGCCTCCCGGCTCGTACCAGATCCAGATCAACGAGGTGCCCTTGGTGACGGGCCAGGTGCAGATCGGCAACGTGCTGGTCAACGACACGGTCGAGCGCCTGAAGTTGATGAACATCCAG
It includes:
- a CDS encoding tetratricopeptide repeat protein, whose amino-acid sequence is MADNKANLDLLRSATKKTSPDFIKNLPQSEKEKVLNGEASVGQIVGLTGPEMLEMAMQGFRLYEQGRYKDAKVVFDGLCELDPAEAYYRTALGAIYLAEEDLQTALQLFTHALALNGKDSAALVNRGEVHLRLGNIVEAAQDFAKAVELDPENKDPLTMRARLLAAAALETIEAAQKGANTDTNKK
- the sctV gene encoding type III secretion system export apparatus subunit SctV, whose protein sequence is MPTQSNSFLSKYSDIVLACVVVAIIGMMIVPLPTLLLDVLLTLNISISVVLLLISLYVPQALRLSVFPTLLLITTMYRLALTISTTRLILLTGDPGEVVEAFGHFVVQGNFVVGLVIFVILVIVNFIVISKGSERVAEVAARFTLDAMPGKQMSIDADMRAGSIDQEEGKRKRRDLERESQLFGAMDGAMKFVKGDAIASIIITVINIVGGLIIGVMQKGMDVGSAAEKYVLLTIGDGLVGMIPAILISTCAGIIVTRVGGDEEGNHLGKDIGAQLTAYPKAIAIAAAMLFGLGLIPGLPKIPFFILGGLAGFGAWKMLEKEKKLAAGEEAIANGETPDGETPAATEPQPKEAINPDSELFIPVVTPIVLEVSDSLVPFVDSRQDNGKFLFELIPFMRDGLFVELGVRFPGVRARGNPNLPPGSYQIQINEVPLVTGQVQIGNVLVNDTVERLKLMNIQGYESINPATRQPAAWVPEQHKEMLEAAGLTTWDVPGYIILHLAAVLRRQAREFVGVQETQSMLDQLEKAFPAIVKEVVPKVVSVLKLTDILGRLVEEEISIRDLRGILQALAEFGQVEADNVMLTEHVRSSQRRYVSHKYARGTGTLVVYLLDPQIEEAIRGSIKRTSSGTHLALEPDIAQEIVQAVKSECGHLPPSAQRPVILTAMDIRRYVRKLLEYEFNPPFSVVSFQELSPDLNIQPVARISIR